The DNA sequence TATGGACGACGACAAAGCCGTGCAGATCTGCAAAACGGCCGTAGAAAGCGGCGCAAAAGGCGTAATCGTAAATAATACGAGCGTTGATTATTCGCTATCAAAGTCGCCGAATTTACAAAATTTCGGCGGGCTAAGCGGCAAGGTCATCGCCAAACGCTCGCGCGAGCTTTTTAGCGCGGTGGCTAGCGAGCTTTACGGCAAGACGGTTTTGATCGCAAGCGGCGGCATAGACAGCGCCGAGGAGGCATACGCACGCATAAAATCGGGCGCAAATTTGGTTCAAATTTACACCTCCTTTATATTTAAAGGCCCGAACATCGCAAAACAGATCAACGAAGGTATTTTAAAGCTTTTAAAAGAGGATAATTTCGCCTCGATTAGCGAAGCGGTGGGCTGCGATATAAAAAACAAAATTTAAGGAAATTTATGCTTATAAAATACTCCAAAACAAAGCTCAAAAACGGCTTTGAGATCTATCACATCCCCGCTAGCAAGGGCTCTAGCGTAATTAGCGTGGACGTGTTTTACCGCGTGGGCTCGCGAAACGAAACCATGGGCAAGAGCGGCATCGCTCACATGCTAGAGCATCTAAATTTTAAATCTACGAAAAATATGAAAGCGGGCGAATTTGACGAGATCGTAAAAGGTTTTGGCGGCGTAAATAACGCTAGCACGGGCTTTGATTATACGCATTATTTCGTCAAATGCTCAAAGGGCAACCTAGACGAAGCCCTTAGGCTTTACGCCGATATAATGGAAAATTTGGGCCTAAAAGATAAAGAATTTCAGCCCGAGCGCGACGTCGTGACCGAGGAGCGCAGATGGCGCACGGACAACTCTCCGATCGGCTTTTTGTACTTTACGCTCTTTAACGTCGCTTTTAGCTATCACCAGTACCACTGGACTCCGATCGGCTTTATCGGCGATATCAGAAACTGGAGTATAGAGGATATAAAAGAATTTCACGAGACATACTATCAGCCGCAAAACGCGATCCTACTAATCAGCGGCGACATCGACAAAAAAAGCGCCTTTGAGCTAGGTAAAAAGCACTTTGAAAATATAAAAAACAAAAAACCGCTACCTAAGTTGCACTGCATCGAGCCCGAGCAAAACGGCGCGAAAAGGACTGAAATTTACAAAGATAGCGAGGTAGAGATGTTGGCGCTTGCCTTTAAGATCCCGCCGTTTAATCACGAGGATCAGCCTGCGTTAGGCGCGCTAGCGGAGTATCTAGGCAGCGGACAAAGCTCGGTTTTACAGCGCGTTTTGATAGACGAAAAGTGCCTCGTAAACAGCGTAGACGTCTATAATATGAGCAATATCGACGAGAGCCTGCTCGTAGTGCTTGCCGTTTGTAATCCCGGCGTCAAGGCAGAGGCTGCGGAGGACGAGATCTGGCGAGTGCTTGAAAACGCAAAAACGCAAAAAATCGACGAAGACGAGATAGCCAAGATAAAAAATAGCTTAAAAAGCGATCTCATTTACTCGCTAGATAGCGCGTCGAAGGTGGCGAATTTATACGGCGGATATCTCGTTAGAGGCGATATAAAGCCGCTTTTTGAGCTGCCCGAAAAAACAGCCGCGCTAAAACCGGCCGATCTAAACGAAATTTGCAAAAAATACGCAAGAAAAGAAAAATCCACGACGATCATCCTAAGAAAGGAAAAAAGTGAATAAAGAAGCAATAACGGGCGCTATGACGGCGCTGATTACGCCTTTTAAAGACGGCAAACTAGACGAAATCGGTTATGAAAAGTTAATCAAAAGACAAATCGCAAACGGCATCGACGCGGTCGTACCCGTAGGCACGACGGGCGAGAGCGCGACGCTAACGCACGACGAGCATAGAATCTGCATCGAAATAGCCGTAAATACCTGCAAAAATACCGGCGTAAAAGTACTCGCGGGTGCGGGTAGCAACGCCACTCACGAGGCGGTAGGCCTTGCAAAATTCGCGCAAGATCACGGCGCAGACGGTATCCTCTCGGTAGCCCCATACTACAATAAACCAACGCAAGAAGGCCTATACCGCCACTACAAAGCGATCGCTTCAAGCGTCGAAATCCCGGTGCTGCTCTATAACGTCCCGGGCCGCGTGGGCGTAGATATCCAGCCGTGCACGGTTTTTAGACTGTTTAAAGAGTGCGAGAACGTCTACGGTGTAAAAGAAGCCACCGGCAGCATCGAGCGCTGCGTCGATCTGCTCGCGCACGAGCCTACCTTGTCCGTCATCAGCGGCGAGGATGCGATAAACTACCCTATCCTCTCAAACGGCGGCAAGGGCGTG is a window from the Campylobacter massiliensis genome containing:
- a CDS encoding M16 family metallopeptidase, with protein sequence MLIKYSKTKLKNGFEIYHIPASKGSSVISVDVFYRVGSRNETMGKSGIAHMLEHLNFKSTKNMKAGEFDEIVKGFGGVNNASTGFDYTHYFVKCSKGNLDEALRLYADIMENLGLKDKEFQPERDVVTEERRWRTDNSPIGFLYFTLFNVAFSYHQYHWTPIGFIGDIRNWSIEDIKEFHETYYQPQNAILLISGDIDKKSAFELGKKHFENIKNKKPLPKLHCIEPEQNGAKRTEIYKDSEVEMLALAFKIPPFNHEDQPALGALAEYLGSGQSSVLQRVLIDEKCLVNSVDVYNMSNIDESLLVVLAVCNPGVKAEAAEDEIWRVLENAKTQKIDEDEIAKIKNSLKSDLIYSLDSASKVANLYGGYLVRGDIKPLFELPEKTAALKPADLNEICKKYARKEKSTTIILRKEKSE
- the dapA gene encoding 4-hydroxy-tetrahydrodipicolinate synthase, with the protein product MTALITPFKDGKLDEIGYEKLIKRQIANGIDAVVPVGTTGESATLTHDEHRICIEIAVNTCKNTGVKVLAGAGSNATHEAVGLAKFAQDHGADGILSVAPYYNKPTQEGLYRHYKAIASSVEIPVLLYNVPGRVGVDIQPCTVFRLFKECENVYGVKEATGSIERCVDLLAHEPTLSVISGEDAINYPILSNGGKGVISVTANLLPDEISNLTHFALKGEFARAKAINDDLYAVNKIMFCESNPIPVKAAMYIAGLISSLEYRLPLCEPSAENLKKIEQTIKQYNIKGF